The Vigna radiata var. radiata cultivar VC1973A unplaced genomic scaffold, Vradiata_ver6 scaffold_122, whole genome shotgun sequence genome window below encodes:
- the LOC106753016 gene encoding uncharacterized protein LOC106753016 isoform X2, translating to MLLRFSRPALHTMERAVTCVTQLPHFSPAFNSAISSRVSLFLKSPRFGFSFHALTQCRTEGRHRLVAGVRSESKEYRKVRRRASKNKEKEKELQLRVEICLEEDLPDDPEILSIAELLRLNVPMAMKLAFDGLKGSGYKTRDTAISDVGGFDSVELSILLCNDEFIRKLNKEWRDEDHATDVLSMSSHIPELKIPILMLGDIVISVETAARQAEERGHTLLDEIRILMVHGLLHLLGFDHEISEEAEVEMEREEEILLKSLDWKGKGLIKSACDAETNSNLNFHQNSSDDRKKEGSLRFYKPKFRYIFCDMDGTLLNSKSQISSTTVNALREASSRGVKIVIATGKARPAVIDIFKTVDLAGKDGIVSEFSPGVFLQGLLVYGRQGQEIFRSNLDPNVCKEACLYSLESKVPLIAFCEGRCLTLFHDPLVDSLHTIYHEPKAEVMPSVEHLLASAEIQKMIFLDTAEKVAETLRPYWSDATKGRATVVQAVPDMLEIVPLGTSKGNGVKVLLDHLGVTAKEIMAIGDGENDMEMLDLASLGIALSNGSEKTKAVANVIGLSNDEDGVADAIYRYAF from the exons ATGCTTCTCCGTTTCTCCCGTCCTGCTCTCCACACCATGGAGCGTGCCGTCACGTGCGTCACTCAGCTCCCTCATTTCTCTCCCGCATTCAACAGCGCCATCTCTAGTCGCGTCTCTCTGTTCTTGAAATCCCCGCGTTTTGGCTTCAGTTTTCATGCGCTCACTCAGTGCCGGACCGAAGGTAGGCACCGCCTTGTGGCAGGAGTTCGCTCCGAAAGCAAGGAATATCGGAAGGTGAGGCGAAGAGCGTCCAAGAAcaaagagaaggagaaagagTTGCAACTCCGCGTGGAAATTTGCCTCGAAGAAGATTTGCCTGACGATCCCGAAATCTTG AGCATTGCAGAATTGCTTCGGCTAAATGTTCCAATGGCAATGAAACTGGCTTTTGATGGTTTGAAAGGTTCCGGTTATAAAACTCGAGACACTGCTATAAGTGATGTTGGTGGGTTTGATAGTGTTGAGTTATCGATACTTCTTTGCAATGATGAGTTTATTCGAAAACTTAATAAGGAATGGAGAGATGAAGACCATGCCACAGATGTTCTCTCAATGTCAAGTCATATACCTGAGCTCAAGATTCCTATT CTCATGTTGGGTGATATTGTAATTTCTGTTGAGACAGCTGCAAGACAAGCAGAGGAAAGAGGACATACTCTTCTTGATGAGATCCGAATCCTTATG GTTCATGGCTTGTTACATCTTTTGGGATTTGATCATGAAATAAGTGAAGAGGCTGAAGTAGAAATGGAGAGAGAGGAGGAAATCCTTCTGAAGAGTCTTGATTGGAAAGGAAAAGGGCTAATAAAGAGTGCATGTGATGCtgaaacaaattcaaatttaaattttcatcaaaaCAGTTCAGATG ACAGGAAGAAAGAAGGAAGTCTTAGATTTTACAAACCAAAGTTCAGATATATCTTCTGTGACATGGATG GAACATTGTTGAACAGCAAAAGTCAAATTTCTTCTACAACTGTCAATGCTTTGAGAGAGGCATCATCAAGAGGGGTGAAAATTGTGATAGCTACCGGAAAA GCTCGTCCAGCTGTGATAGACATTTTTAAAACGGTTGATTTAGCTGGAAAAGATGGCATTGTTTCAGAATTTTCTCCTGGGGTTTTCTTACAG GGTTTGCTTGTTTATGGCAGACAAGGTCAGGAAATATTTAGGAGCAACTTAGATCCAAATGTCTGTAAAGAG GCATGTCTTTACTCTTTGGAGAGTAAGGTACCCCTTATTGCATTTTGTGAAGGGCGGTGCTTAACCCTATTTCATGATCCGCTTGTTGATTCACTGCATACAATATACCATGAACCAAAG GCTGAGGTCATGCCTTCTGTTGAACATCTATTGGCTTCTGCTGAGATTCAG AAAATGATTTTCTTAGACACGGCGGAGAAGGTGGCTGAGACCTTGCGACCATACTGGTCAGATGCAACGAAAGGTCGTGCCACTGTTGTTCAAGCTGTGCCTGACATGCTGGAAATTGTACCGTTGGGAACATCAAAAGGGAATGGAGTAAAAGTGCTGCTCGATCATTTGGGGGTTACTGCTAAGGAG ATAATGGCTATTGGTGATGGGGAAAATGACATGGAGATGCTTGATCTGGCCTCTCTAGGCATCGCACTTAGTAACGGATCAGAAAAGACCAAAGCTGTGGCTAACGTGATTGGTTTAAGCAATGATGAAGATGGTGTAGCAGATGCCATCTATCGATATGCATTCTAA
- the LOC106753016 gene encoding uncharacterized protein LOC106753016 isoform X3, with translation MLLRFSRPALHTMERAVTCVTQLPHFSPAFNSAISSRVSLFLKSPRFGFSFHALTQCRTEGRHRLVAGVRSESKEYRKVRRRASKNKEKEKELQLRVEICLEEDLPDDPEILSIAELLRLNVPMAMKLAFDGLKGSGYKTRDTAISDVGGFDSVELSILLCNDEFIRKLNKEWRDEDHATDVLSMSSHIPELKIPILMLGDIVISVETAARQAEERGHTLLDEIRILMVHGLLHLLGFDHEISEEAEVEMEREEEILLKSLDWKGKGLIKSACDAETNSNLNFHQNSSDDELSKDRKKEGSLRFYKPKFRYIFCDMDGTLLNSKSQISSTTVNALREASSRGVKIVIATGKARPAVIDIFKTVDLAGKDGIVSEFSPGVFLQGLLVYGRQGQEIFRSNLDPNVCKEACLYSLESKVPLIAFCEGRCLTLFHDPLVDSLHTIYHEPKAEVMPSVEHLLASAEIQMLLTFRF, from the exons ATGCTTCTCCGTTTCTCCCGTCCTGCTCTCCACACCATGGAGCGTGCCGTCACGTGCGTCACTCAGCTCCCTCATTTCTCTCCCGCATTCAACAGCGCCATCTCTAGTCGCGTCTCTCTGTTCTTGAAATCCCCGCGTTTTGGCTTCAGTTTTCATGCGCTCACTCAGTGCCGGACCGAAGGTAGGCACCGCCTTGTGGCAGGAGTTCGCTCCGAAAGCAAGGAATATCGGAAGGTGAGGCGAAGAGCGTCCAAGAAcaaagagaaggagaaagagTTGCAACTCCGCGTGGAAATTTGCCTCGAAGAAGATTTGCCTGACGATCCCGAAATCTTG AGCATTGCAGAATTGCTTCGGCTAAATGTTCCAATGGCAATGAAACTGGCTTTTGATGGTTTGAAAGGTTCCGGTTATAAAACTCGAGACACTGCTATAAGTGATGTTGGTGGGTTTGATAGTGTTGAGTTATCGATACTTCTTTGCAATGATGAGTTTATTCGAAAACTTAATAAGGAATGGAGAGATGAAGACCATGCCACAGATGTTCTCTCAATGTCAAGTCATATACCTGAGCTCAAGATTCCTATT CTCATGTTGGGTGATATTGTAATTTCTGTTGAGACAGCTGCAAGACAAGCAGAGGAAAGAGGACATACTCTTCTTGATGAGATCCGAATCCTTATG GTTCATGGCTTGTTACATCTTTTGGGATTTGATCATGAAATAAGTGAAGAGGCTGAAGTAGAAATGGAGAGAGAGGAGGAAATCCTTCTGAAGAGTCTTGATTGGAAAGGAAAAGGGCTAATAAAGAGTGCATGTGATGCtgaaacaaattcaaatttaaattttcatcaaaaCAGTTCAGATG ATGAATTGTCAAAAGACAGGAAGAAAGAAGGAAGTCTTAGATTTTACAAACCAAAGTTCAGATATATCTTCTGTGACATGGATG GAACATTGTTGAACAGCAAAAGTCAAATTTCTTCTACAACTGTCAATGCTTTGAGAGAGGCATCATCAAGAGGGGTGAAAATTGTGATAGCTACCGGAAAA GCTCGTCCAGCTGTGATAGACATTTTTAAAACGGTTGATTTAGCTGGAAAAGATGGCATTGTTTCAGAATTTTCTCCTGGGGTTTTCTTACAG GGTTTGCTTGTTTATGGCAGACAAGGTCAGGAAATATTTAGGAGCAACTTAGATCCAAATGTCTGTAAAGAG GCATGTCTTTACTCTTTGGAGAGTAAGGTACCCCTTATTGCATTTTGTGAAGGGCGGTGCTTAACCCTATTTCATGATCCGCTTGTTGATTCACTGCATACAATATACCATGAACCAAAG GCTGAGGTCATGCCTTCTGTTGAACATCTATTGGCTTCTGCTGAGATTCAG ATGTTGCTGACATTTAGATTTTGA
- the LOC106752980 gene encoding uncharacterized protein LOC106752980, producing MRAYAKVVKDKKIVEKILRMLTPQYDHIIVAIEECKDLGNMRVEELQNSLEAHEQRLIERRNAEKEVSQGSNQALQARTTKKNKGDEANLAQDTGDSDSDHVLLMSTIRDSEDEWHWRSIQNMFENKNLELNRCKNNNLAWDRSSVRFVDNNVILVEGADKIMIKRKDGGSAYMNNVLYVPTMKSNCWSLGQLLEKGYLMVMHQRHIKVFDERRQLVLKAPPARNKTFKVNLNATVVQCLSVVNTEEVWLWQYRYGYLNFRSLSQFRDKQLVKGVPEILPPRKICEGCVVGK from the exons ATGAGAGCCTATGCCAAGGTTGTGAAAGATAAGAAAATTGTGGAGAAAATACTCAGAATGTTAACCCCACAATATGACCATATAATCGTGGCCATAGAAGAGTGTAAAGATCTTGGGAATATGAGAGTCGAAGAACTGCAGAACTCTTTGGAGGCACATGAACAAAGACTGATCGAAAGAAGAAATGCAGAAAAAGAAGTGAGTCAAGGTTCGAATCAAGCTTTACAGGCCAGAA ctacaaagaaaaacaaaggtgATGAAGCCAATCTTGCACAAGATACAGGTGACTCCGATTCTGATCACGTTTTATTGATGAGTACAATTAGAGATAGTGAAGACGAGTGGCACTGGAGATCAATTCAGAACATGTTTGAGAATAAGAATCTAGAACTGAACAGGTGCAAGAATAATAATCTTGCATGGGACAG AAGTAGTGTGAGGTTTGTTGACAATAATGTGATCCTGGTTGAAGGGGCTGACAAGATTATGATCAAACGCAAGGATGGTGGATCTGCCTACATGAACAACGTTTTGTACGTTCCAACTATGAAAAGTAATTGTTGGAGCTTGGGACAACTGTTGGAGAAAGGATACCTGATGGTAATGCATCAAAGGCATAtaaaggtgtttgatgaaagaAGACAACTCGTGCTCAAGGCACCGCCGGCCAGGAACAAAACCTTCAAGGTGAACCTCAACGCCACAGTTGTTCAGTGTTTATCTGTTGTTAATACTGAAGAAGTGTGGTTATGGCAATACCGTTATGGGTATTTAAACTTCAGAAGTTTGAGTCAATTCAGAGATAAACAGTTGGTGAAAGGTGTTCCTGAGATTCTTCCACCGAGGAAGATTTGTGAAGGTTGTGTTGTTGGAAAGTAG
- the LOC106753016 gene encoding uncharacterized protein LOC106753016 isoform X1 encodes MLLRFSRPALHTMERAVTCVTQLPHFSPAFNSAISSRVSLFLKSPRFGFSFHALTQCRTEGRHRLVAGVRSESKEYRKVRRRASKNKEKEKELQLRVEICLEEDLPDDPEILSIAELLRLNVPMAMKLAFDGLKGSGYKTRDTAISDVGGFDSVELSILLCNDEFIRKLNKEWRDEDHATDVLSMSSHIPELKIPILMLGDIVISVETAARQAEERGHTLLDEIRILMVHGLLHLLGFDHEISEEAEVEMEREEEILLKSLDWKGKGLIKSACDAETNSNLNFHQNSSDDELSKDRKKEGSLRFYKPKFRYIFCDMDGTLLNSKSQISSTTVNALREASSRGVKIVIATGKARPAVIDIFKTVDLAGKDGIVSEFSPGVFLQGLLVYGRQGQEIFRSNLDPNVCKEACLYSLESKVPLIAFCEGRCLTLFHDPLVDSLHTIYHEPKAEVMPSVEHLLASAEIQKMIFLDTAEKVAETLRPYWSDATKGRATVVQAVPDMLEIVPLGTSKGNGVKVLLDHLGVTAKEIMAIGDGENDMEMLDLASLGIALSNGSEKTKAVANVIGLSNDEDGVADAIYRYAF; translated from the exons ATGCTTCTCCGTTTCTCCCGTCCTGCTCTCCACACCATGGAGCGTGCCGTCACGTGCGTCACTCAGCTCCCTCATTTCTCTCCCGCATTCAACAGCGCCATCTCTAGTCGCGTCTCTCTGTTCTTGAAATCCCCGCGTTTTGGCTTCAGTTTTCATGCGCTCACTCAGTGCCGGACCGAAGGTAGGCACCGCCTTGTGGCAGGAGTTCGCTCCGAAAGCAAGGAATATCGGAAGGTGAGGCGAAGAGCGTCCAAGAAcaaagagaaggagaaagagTTGCAACTCCGCGTGGAAATTTGCCTCGAAGAAGATTTGCCTGACGATCCCGAAATCTTG AGCATTGCAGAATTGCTTCGGCTAAATGTTCCAATGGCAATGAAACTGGCTTTTGATGGTTTGAAAGGTTCCGGTTATAAAACTCGAGACACTGCTATAAGTGATGTTGGTGGGTTTGATAGTGTTGAGTTATCGATACTTCTTTGCAATGATGAGTTTATTCGAAAACTTAATAAGGAATGGAGAGATGAAGACCATGCCACAGATGTTCTCTCAATGTCAAGTCATATACCTGAGCTCAAGATTCCTATT CTCATGTTGGGTGATATTGTAATTTCTGTTGAGACAGCTGCAAGACAAGCAGAGGAAAGAGGACATACTCTTCTTGATGAGATCCGAATCCTTATG GTTCATGGCTTGTTACATCTTTTGGGATTTGATCATGAAATAAGTGAAGAGGCTGAAGTAGAAATGGAGAGAGAGGAGGAAATCCTTCTGAAGAGTCTTGATTGGAAAGGAAAAGGGCTAATAAAGAGTGCATGTGATGCtgaaacaaattcaaatttaaattttcatcaaaaCAGTTCAGATG ATGAATTGTCAAAAGACAGGAAGAAAGAAGGAAGTCTTAGATTTTACAAACCAAAGTTCAGATATATCTTCTGTGACATGGATG GAACATTGTTGAACAGCAAAAGTCAAATTTCTTCTACAACTGTCAATGCTTTGAGAGAGGCATCATCAAGAGGGGTGAAAATTGTGATAGCTACCGGAAAA GCTCGTCCAGCTGTGATAGACATTTTTAAAACGGTTGATTTAGCTGGAAAAGATGGCATTGTTTCAGAATTTTCTCCTGGGGTTTTCTTACAG GGTTTGCTTGTTTATGGCAGACAAGGTCAGGAAATATTTAGGAGCAACTTAGATCCAAATGTCTGTAAAGAG GCATGTCTTTACTCTTTGGAGAGTAAGGTACCCCTTATTGCATTTTGTGAAGGGCGGTGCTTAACCCTATTTCATGATCCGCTTGTTGATTCACTGCATACAATATACCATGAACCAAAG GCTGAGGTCATGCCTTCTGTTGAACATCTATTGGCTTCTGCTGAGATTCAG AAAATGATTTTCTTAGACACGGCGGAGAAGGTGGCTGAGACCTTGCGACCATACTGGTCAGATGCAACGAAAGGTCGTGCCACTGTTGTTCAAGCTGTGCCTGACATGCTGGAAATTGTACCGTTGGGAACATCAAAAGGGAATGGAGTAAAAGTGCTGCTCGATCATTTGGGGGTTACTGCTAAGGAG ATAATGGCTATTGGTGATGGGGAAAATGACATGGAGATGCTTGATCTGGCCTCTCTAGGCATCGCACTTAGTAACGGATCAGAAAAGACCAAAGCTGTGGCTAACGTGATTGGTTTAAGCAATGATGAAGATGGTGTAGCAGATGCCATCTATCGATATGCATTCTAA